One Rouxiella sp. S1S-2 genomic window, CAAACAGCGAGCCGGTTCCTGGGGCGAAACTGTCAACTACGCCGCTAAAATCGTGGTCGGGAAACGCGTCGACGTGCAGCGTTGCCGCTTGGCCAGGCAACATGTGGGTAAGCTGAGTCTCTTTAAAATTGGCGACCAAATAGAGATCGTTCTCAGGCACAACGGTCAGCAGGCGCGTGCCCGGCTGTACGTATTGGCCAACGCGTACGGCGCGATCGCCAACGCGGCCATCCTGCGGGCTATAAATGACTGTGCCACGATAATCAATATCGGACTGCGCACGGTTTGCCTCTGCGGACGCAAGCTGTGCCTTGGCCTGTTCTATCTGCGCATGCATCGACTGAATTTGCGCCGAAGCTGATTTCACTGCGGCGACGTTGGCATCATAATCTGCCTGCGCCTGGTCGCGACTGCGGCGCAGTTCAGCCAGTTTTTCCTGATTTTCTGCACCGCTTGCAGCCAGAGGAAGGTAGCGCTGATATTCACGATTCGAATAGTTGAGTTGAACCTGAGCAGAACGCTGCTGCGCCTGAGCCTGTTCTATCTGTGCATTCTGTCGATTAATCTCGGCGGTGGCCTGATCGATAGCTGCGCGATCGGCCATGATATTGGCAGAAGCCTGATTCAGTCTGGCTTGATATTGGTCGTCTTCGAGCTGTACCACTGGCTGACCGGCTTTAACCCACTCGTTATCTTTAACCAAAACTTTGGACACATAGCCCGAAACCTTTGGCGCCAGTGTCACACTGTCGGCCTGCAGATAGGCATCATCGGTTGATTCGTTGTAACGAGCGATGAAAAACCAATATAAGAATGCTATCAGCGCAATCAGGACCGCCACCGCGACAACGCGGAAAATAATACGGCGTTTTCTATTGGGTTGGGACTTTACGTTTACCGCAGGTGGGGCTTCTGAAGGCGTTGTCATCGAGGCTAGTAACACAGAGAGAACCTTATAAGTGAATTTATTACACTTGAGATAAATATTCCAAATGGGACAATTGTGTCAAGTGATATACTTTTATTATGCAAATTGACTGTTATAATTCGCATGTTTTGCTACAGGAATTGATTAATGAATGATGACAGCCTCCCGAAACAGCTTCGCCATCCGCCTTCTGGCGGCTATGCCCGCGGTGATGAAACCCGGCAACGTATCATCGACAGCGCGATAATTCTGTTTGGAGAATTAGGCTTTGAAGGCGCCTCGACGCGAGCGATTGCAAAACTGGCTGGCGTGAACACGCCCGCACTGCAGTATTATTTCGAGAATAAAGAAGGGCTGTACGTCACCTGTGTGGACTTTTTGGCGCAGGAGAGTTATGACTGGTTCGCCCCTCTGCTCAAGCATATTGAGCTGTTGAAAAATCCTGATGCCGAAACCTGCATTGAAATGTTTTGCCAGATGCTGGAGACCGTGCTTGAGCGCGTGTTAAACAATAAGGCCGTGCATCAGCGGCGCCTTTTTCACGTTCGAATCAAAATGGGGCAGGGGCCAGAAAGGGCAGCAAGTCTGTTCAATGAAAAACTTCTCTGCCACATTCATCTTGCCGGTGTCACGTTGGTTTCGCGCATAACGGGCAGTTCGCTTGATGATGAGCAGGCGCAAATCAGAGTGCTTTCGCTGTTTGGCCTCGCCACGACGTTTTATACCGTGAAGCATCCGGCATTAGGTTCCAGCGATGGCAATGAGTTCCCCTATGATAAAATGTCATTAATCAAACGTAACGTTCGCGAGCAGTGCCAGGTACTTATGCGCAGCTGGATGGTTTAAAGAGGGCTTATGCCGCAATTCGAACACCACTATTTCGACCAATTACCCGGTTTTTATACTGAACTGCAACCTACGCCGCTTAAGAGCGCAAAACTGCTGTATCACAGTGTGCCACTGGCGGAAGAGTTGGGGCTCGATGCATCCTTGTTCAAGACTGAAAATTCGGCCTATTGGAGCGGTGAGAAGCTGTTTCCTGGCATGAAGCCTTTGGCTCAGGTTTACAGCGGCCATCAGTTTGGTCAATGGGCCGGTCAGCTCGGCGATGGGCGCGGCCTGCTGCTCGGTGAACAAAAATTGTCCGACGGGCGTTATTTCGACTGGCATTTAAAGGGCGCAGGGCTGACTCCCTACTCACGCATGGGCGACGGCCGTGCTGTTTTGCGCTCTGTGATACGCGAGTTTCTTGCCTCAGAGGCGTTGCATCATCTGAGTATCCCTACCACCCGTGCGTTAACTATTGTCACCAGCGAAGAGCCGGTTTATCGCGAGCAGACAGAACGCGGTGCAATGCTGATTCGCGTAGCGCCAAGTCACATCCGTTTTGGGCACTTCGAGCATTTTTATTACCGCAAACAGCCAGAACAGGTCGCCATGCTGGCTGACTACGCGATTGAACATTTTTGGCCAACACTCGCTGGGGAGAAAGACCGCTATCTGCTGTGGTTCACCGACGTGGTGGCACGTACGGCAAGCTTGGTTGCGAAATGGCAGAGCGTTGGTTTTGCTCACGGCGTAATGAATACTGACAATATGTCGATTCTAGGCCTGACCCTCGACTTTGGGCCTTATGGTTTCCTCGACGACTATAAGCCGGACTTTATCTGTAATCATACCGACAGTCAGGGGCGTTATAGTTTTGATAACCAACCTGCGGTGGCTTACTGGAATTTACATCGGCTGGCGCAGGCATTATCGGGGCTGATGTCGACCGAACACTTGCAGACTGCCATTGCTGCCTACGAACCGACGCTGATGGCCGAATATGGCAGACTGATGCGCGCCAAGCTGGGTTTGTTCAGTGAAAATAAGCAAGACAACGCCTTGCTGACCGATTTATTGAGTCTGATGGCCAAAGAGGGGCGCGATCATACGCAGACCTTCCGCCTGCTTAGCGAGGTTGAACAGGCCGATGCAGGGTCACGTTTGCGTGATGAGTTTATTGACCGCGAGGCGTTTGACACGTGGTATCAGGCTTATCGTCAACGCCTGTTGCTTGATCAAAAAGACGATAGCGAGCGGCAACAGGCGATGAAGCAGGTTAATCCGCGCGTAATCTTGCGCAACTACCTGGCGCAGGAAGCCATTGAAGGCGCTGAAGTGGATGACATAACTCAACTGACGGCGCTGCATAATGCGCTGCAGCAGCCTTACAGCGACGACCCACGTTTTGATAAACAGGCTGCATTGCCGCCGGACTGGGGCAAACATCTCGAAGTTTCTTGCTCAAGCTAAGTCTATAACACGCCCTAACCCGCATGGTTCAGGGCGTGAAAACTGATTTTTCTCTGATTATTTCCTTATTTTCTCTTCATTAGTGGCGTAAAAATACCTGCGGAACCGGACTCTCCGGGTGATTTACCACGCCCAGGTCAGCACCATACCAACGCTGTAACACCTCTGTTTGCAACACCTCCTTTGGCGTTCCCGCGGCCACCAACTCTCCCTGATGCAGCAGCAGGATCCGGTCAGCATAGAGCGCGGCCAGGTTCAAATCATGCAATACACAGCAAACGGCAAGCGGCGACTGGCGGGTTAAGCGATGCAGTAAACGCAAGCTGTGCTGCTGGTGATAAAGGTCCAGCGCCGAGGTAGGTTCGTCGAGAAATAGCCAGCGGGGGGAAGGGTTGGCACTCCACAGTTGAATAAGCACCCGCGCAAGCTGTACGCGCTGCTGCTCTCCGCCTGAAAGTTGCCGATAATCTCTGTCGGCCAGTGAAAGGCAGTCGGTCTGCTCAAGCACCTGTTGTAAAGCAACCTGCAGCTGAGCATTGTTGTGCGGTGAACGTCCGAGGCTCACAATTTGCCGCACGCTGTAGCCAAAAGCCAGCTCGCTGTTTTGGCGCATAACCGCGCGGGTGCGTGCCAACTCCAGCGGGTTCCAGCGTGTGAGCGGACGACTCATCAGCTTACAGTCGCCAGCCTCCGGCGTAAGATACCCGGTTAACAGTCGCAGCAGGGTGGACTTTCCTGCCCCATTGGGACCAATCAGTGCGACCAGTTCCCCGCTGGCCAACTGCAGCGAAATATCTTTAATAAGCCTGCGATTACCCGCCATATAAGACAGATGGCTGGCCTCAAGGAGGTTCTTAGCCTGAACTTCAGGATTATAGAAGGTTGCATCAGTCACGGCGTTGTCCTCCTGCCCGTAATATCAGCCACAGGAAGTAGGGTCCACCCAGCAATGCCGTGAGCAGGCCAACCGGCATTTCGGCTGGGGCGACCACCGTTCGGGCCAAAGTGTCGGCCAATAACAGCAGGCAAGCGCCACCCAGTGCAGAGCCCGGCAGCAGCCAGCGATGATCGGCACCGACTTGCATTCGCAGCAGGTGAGGAATGACCAAACCAATGAAGCCGATAATACCGCAAACGGCCACACAGGCCCCCACCAGAAGGGCGCTCAGCAGCAGCAAAATGCGCTGAGTCTGCCGCACATTCACCCCAAGATAGTGCGCATCTTCATCACCAAGCTGCAGCAAATTCAGTTTGCGGGCCAAAAATTGGGTGGCAAAACTGGCGGGAATTATGATTGTTGCCGCGACGGTTAGCGTAGACCACTGTGCCTGACCAAGCGTACCCATGCTCCACAGCGAAAACTGACGCAGCTGGCTGTCGTTGCTGACATAGGTGAGAACGCCCACGGCCGCGCCGCAAATAGCATTGATGGCGATACCGGCCAGCAGCAGCCTTGAAAGTCCGTGCTGGCCCATCCGGCTGAGCATGAAGACGATAAACGAGATAACCAGACTGCCGCAGAAGGCCGCCAGCATTTGGCTATACAGCGCCATCACCGGTAACAGTGGCAGAGGAAAAACAATCATCAGCGCCACAAAAAGCGCTGCGCCGCTGCTTATTCCCAGTAGCCCGGGGTCCGCCAGCGGATTGCGAAAAACACCCTGCATCACGGTGCCCGAGCAGGCAAGACCACACCCCACA contains:
- a CDS encoding YdiU family protein, which gives rise to MPQFEHHYFDQLPGFYTELQPTPLKSAKLLYHSVPLAEELGLDASLFKTENSAYWSGEKLFPGMKPLAQVYSGHQFGQWAGQLGDGRGLLLGEQKLSDGRYFDWHLKGAGLTPYSRMGDGRAVLRSVIREFLASEALHHLSIPTTRALTIVTSEEPVYREQTERGAMLIRVAPSHIRFGHFEHFYYRKQPEQVAMLADYAIEHFWPTLAGEKDRYLLWFTDVVARTASLVAKWQSVGFAHGVMNTDNMSILGLTLDFGPYGFLDDYKPDFICNHTDSQGRYSFDNQPAVAYWNLHRLAQALSGLMSTEHLQTAIAAYEPTLMAEYGRLMRAKLGLFSENKQDNALLTDLLSLMAKEGRDHTQTFRLLSEVEQADAGSRLRDEFIDREAFDTWYQAYRQRLLLDQKDDSERQQAMKQVNPRVILRNYLAQEAIEGAEVDDITQLTALHNALQQPYSDDPRFDKQAALPPDWGKHLEVSCSS
- a CDS encoding TetR/AcrR family transcriptional regulator; translation: MNDDSLPKQLRHPPSGGYARGDETRQRIIDSAIILFGELGFEGASTRAIAKLAGVNTPALQYYFENKEGLYVTCVDFLAQESYDWFAPLLKHIELLKNPDAETCIEMFCQMLETVLERVLNNKAVHQRRLFHVRIKMGQGPERAASLFNEKLLCHIHLAGVTLVSRITGSSLDDEQAQIRVLSLFGLATTFYTVKHPALGSSDGNEFPYDKMSLIKRNVREQCQVLMRSWMV
- a CDS encoding HlyD family secretion protein; its protein translation is MLLASMTTPSEAPPAVNVKSQPNRKRRIIFRVVAVAVLIALIAFLYWFFIARYNESTDDAYLQADSVTLAPKVSGYVSKVLVKDNEWVKAGQPVVQLEDDQYQARLNQASANIMADRAAIDQATAEINRQNAQIEQAQAQQRSAQVQLNYSNREYQRYLPLAASGAENQEKLAELRRSRDQAQADYDANVAAVKSASAQIQSMHAQIEQAKAQLASAEANRAQSDIDYRGTVIYSPQDGRVGDRAVRVGQYVQPGTRLLTVVPENDLYLVANFKETQLTHMLPGQAATLHVDAFPDHDFSGVVDSFAPGTGSLFALLPPDNATGNFTKIVQRVPVRIRITDTSDAVKRLLAGMSVTVDVNTHPNQHQAQP
- a CDS encoding iron ABC transporter permease, whose protein sequence is MSSISTPLRQRVANQVWILLGLGVLLIVLAVMAANSGALALSIPTLLHRPFDNELWQIWVTIRLPRVLLAMVVGCGLACSGTVMQGVFRNPLADPGLLGISSGAALFVALMIVFPLPLLPVMALYSQMLAAFCGSLVISFIVFMLSRMGQHGLSRLLLAGIAINAICGAAVGVLTYVSNDSQLRQFSLWSMGTLGQAQWSTLTVAATIIIPASFATQFLARKLNLLQLGDEDAHYLGVNVRQTQRILLLLSALLVGACVAVCGIIGFIGLVIPHLLRMQVGADHRWLLPGSALGGACLLLLADTLARTVVAPAEMPVGLLTALLGGPYFLWLILRAGGQRRD
- a CDS encoding heme ABC transporter ATP-binding protein — encoded protein: MTDATFYNPEVQAKNLLEASHLSYMAGNRRLIKDISLQLASGELVALIGPNGAGKSTLLRLLTGYLTPEAGDCKLMSRPLTRWNPLELARTRAVMRQNSELAFGYSVRQIVSLGRSPHNNAQLQVALQQVLEQTDCLSLADRDYRQLSGGEQQRVQLARVLIQLWSANPSPRWLFLDEPTSALDLYHQQHSLRLLHRLTRQSPLAVCCVLHDLNLAALYADRILLLHQGELVAAGTPKEVLQTEVLQRWYGADLGVVNHPESPVPQVFLRH